From one Musa acuminata AAA Group cultivar baxijiao chromosome BXJ2-6, Cavendish_Baxijiao_AAA, whole genome shotgun sequence genomic stretch:
- the LOC103986709 gene encoding cryptochrome-1 translates to MPGGRGGSSSNNSSSNQTSVVWFRRDLRVEDNPALAAGVRAGAVVALYIWAPEEEGSFYPGRVSRWWLSQSLHHLDSSLRSLGTPLITKRSLDTASTLLEVVRSTAATSLFFNHLYDPLSLVRDHGLKELLTAQGIRVCSFNADLLYEPWEVNDENGQPFTTFAPFWNRCLSMPYDPAAPLLPPKRVVPGDVSGCPSDILVFEDESEKGSNALLARAWSPGWRNADKSLTSFINGPLIEYSVNRRKADSASTSLLSPHLHFGELSVRKVFHLVRMKQLVWTNEGNKAAEESCDLFLKSIGLREYSRYLSFNHPYSHEKPLLVHLRFFPWVIDEDYFKAWRQGRTGYPLVDAGMRELWATGWLHDRIRVVVASFFVKVLQLPWRWGMKYFWDTLLDADLESDALGWQYISGSLPDGRELDRIDNPQFEGYKFDPHGEYVRRWLPELARLPTQWIHHPWDAPESVLQAAGVELGSNYPLPIVEIAAAVARLQEALAEMWQLEAASRAALENGTEEGLGDSSELPVIDFPREVYMEVEQEQLRINNSPASGRRHQDQMVPSMTSSLVRVEEEEVSTSSGNADADSRAEVPSHTTYGLLPQREPTDQAGMHTVRDNVTQHFNPTRLEMPEHSIGPSSGSWRERDSGVVPVWSPPTTSSCSGLLATEDGGHPHSRQLMNWGQLSQTRTRSWEVENTLQPNAIG, encoded by the exons ATGCCTGGTGgccgcggcggcagcagcagcaacaacagcagcagcaaccaAACTAGCGTAGTATGGTTCAGAAGGGACTTGAGGGTGGAGGACAACCCAGCCCTGGCTGCTGGGGTGAGGGCAGGGGCGGTGGTGGCCCTGTACATATGGGCTCCTGAGGAGGAGGGGTCTTTCTACCCTGGGAGGGTGTCCAGGTGGTGGCTCAGCCAGAGCCTCCACCACCTTGACTCCTCCCTCAGGAGCCTGGGCACCCCCCTCATCACCAAGAGGTCACTGGATACGGCTTCCACCCTCCTTGAGGTCGTTCGCTCCACTGCTGCCACCAGCCTCTTCTTCAACCACCTCTATG ATCCTCTCTCTCTTGTTAGGGATCATGGGCTGAAGGAACTTCTGACTGCTCAAGGCATAAGAGTTTGCTCATTCAATGCGGATTTGCTCTATGAACCATGGGAAGTCAATGATGAAAATGGTCAACCATTTACAACGTTTGCTCCTTTCTGGAATAGATGCCTCAGCATGCCTTATGATCCAGCTGCACCTTTGTTGCCACCGAAAAGAGTAGTGCCAG GCGATGTATCAGGATGCCCTTCAGATATTCTGGTCTTTGAGGATGAGTCTGAGAAGGGAAGCAATGCCCTTCTTGCTCGAGCGTGGTCACCAGGATGGCGTAATGCTGACAAGTCTCTGACTTCCTTCATTAATGGACCTTTGATTGAGTACTCTGTGAATCGAAGGAAAGCAGATAGTGCATCTACATCACTACTTTCACCTCATTTGCATTTTGGGGAGCTAAGTGTCCGCAAAGTCTTCCATCTTGTTCGTATGAAGCAGCTTGTGTGGACCAATGAGGGGAATAAAGCAGCCGAAGAGAGCTGTGATTTGTTCCTTAAATCTATTGGTCTTCGGGAGTACTCTAGATACTTGAGTTTCAACCACCCTTACAGTCATGAGAAACCTCTCTTGGTCCACCTTAGGTTCTTTCCTTGGGTGATCGATGAAGATTATTTCAAAGCTTGGAGACAAGGTAGAACGGGTTATCCTCTCGTAGATGCTGGCATGAGAGAGCTTTGGGCCACTGGCTGGCTGCATGATCGAATACGTGTGGTTGTGGCCAGCTTCTTTGTGAAGGTCTTGCAACTTCCTTGGAGGTGGGGAATGAAGTACTTTTGGGACACTTTATTAGATGCCGATCTTGAAAGTGATGCCCTGGGTTGGCAGTACATATCCGGGTCTCTTCCTGATGGTCGTGAGCTGGATCGCATTGATAACCCTCAG TTTGAGGGCTACAAGTTTGATCCGCATGGAGAATATGTACGACGTTGGCTTCCTGAGCTTGCAAGGTTACCAACTCAATGGATACACCATCCATGGGATGCACCTGAATCTGTACTACAAGCTGCAGGGGTTGAACTTGGTTCCAACTACCCTCTCCCTATTGTAGAAATTGCTGCAGCTGTAGCCAGACTTCAAGAAGCTCTTGCTGAGATGTGGCAACTAGAGGCTGCATCAAGAGCTGCACTAGAGAATGGAACAGAGGAAGGCCTTGGTGACTCATCAGAACTACCCGTAATAGATTTTCCTCGGGAGGTATATATGGAAGTGGAGCAGGAACAATTAAGGATCAACAATTCCCCAGCTTCAGGCAGGAGACATCAAGATCAGATGGTTCCGAGCATGACCTCTTCACTGGTTAGAGTTGAAGAGGAGGAAGTTTCTACTAGTTCAGGAAATGCTGATGCTGATAGCAGAGCAGAAGTACCGTCACACACAACTTACGGTCTGCTGCCTCAAAGAGAACCCACTGATCAGGCTGGCATGCATACCGTCAGAGATAATGTAACTCAACATTTCAACCCAACCAGGTTGGAGATGCCTGAACATTCCATAGGGCCATCATCTGGTAGTTGGAGGGAAAGAGACAGTGGCGTTGTTCCTGTTTGGTCCCCTCCAACAACTTCTAGCTGCTCAGGGCTTTTAGCAACCGAGGATGGTGGGCATCCACATTCCCGCCAATTGATGAATTGGGGGCAGCTTTCACAGACAAG GACGAGAAGTTGGGAGGTGGAAAACACTCTGCAGCCGAATGCCATTGGATAG
- the LOC103986711 gene encoding protein EXORDIUM-like 2, translating to MDRMAASSTLLLLCSLLLCSYSFAAAPRKLVLVQQPPLVLKYHNGPLLRGNYTLSLLFYGRFSAAQRSIVVDFVRSLTPTGASLPPPSVASWWRTTASYAGGDVHLSLGPQLLDESYSKGKLLSSSDIAALAGKAAAGGGHRAIGVVVTDGDVAVEGFCSSRCGTHGRLAGSAGFVWVGDSARQCPGQCAWPFHQPIYGPQAPPLVAPSGDVGMDGVVINLATLLAGAATNPNGDGYFQGPADAPLEAVTACTGVFGSGAYPGYPGKVLVDPTSWASYNARGLGGRKYLLPAMWDPVTSQCSTLV from the coding sequence ATGGATAGAATGGCCGCTTCTTCCACTCTGCTTCTCTTGTGCTCACTCCTGCTCTGCTCCTACTCCTTCGCAGCTGCCCCCAGGAAGCTTGTCCTGGTGCAGCAGCCACCCCTCGTCCTCAAGTACCACAATGGCCCGCTCCTTAGGGGTAACTACACCCTGAGCCTGCTCTTCTACGGCCGTTTCTCTGCCGCCCAGCGTTCCATCGTCGTCGACTTCGTTCGCTCCCTCACCCCCACCGGGGCCTCCCTCCCGCCTCCCTCCGTCGCCTCCTGGTGGCGCACCACCGCCAGCTACGCCGGCGGCGACGTGCACCTCTCTCTCGGCCCGCAGCTGCTGGACGAGTCCTACTCCAAGGGGAAGCTGTTATCCTCCTCCGACATCGCCGCGCTGGCCGGAAAGGCGGCGGCCGGGGGCGGGCACCGGGCCATTGGGGTGGTCGTCACAGACGGCGACGTGGCGGTCGAAGGATTCTGCTCCAGCCGGTGCGGGACGCACGGGCGGCTCGCGGGCTCCGCCGGGTTCGTCTGGGTGGGCGACTCGGCGAGGCAGTGCCCGGGCCAGTGCGCGTGGCCATTCCACCAGCCGATCTACGGGCCGCAGGCGCCGCCGCTGGTGGCGCCCAGCGGCGACGTGGGGATGGACGGCGTCGTCATCAACCTGGCGACGCTGCTGGCGGGCGCGGCAACCAACCCCAACGGCGACGGCTACTTCCAGGGGCCGGCGGACGCGCCGCTGGAGGCGGTGACGGCGTGCACGGGGGTGTTCGGCAGCGGGGCGTACCCGGGGTACCCGGGCAAGGTCCTGGTGGACCCCACGAGCTGGGCCAGCTATAACGCGAGGGGACTCGGAGGGAGGAAGTACCTGCTGCCCGCCATGTGGGACCCCGTCACGTCCCAGTGCTCCACTTTAGTCTAA